The genomic segment TCGCCGATCAGGTCGCCGCGATCCAGGCGCAGGTGGGTTCGGGCAAGGTGATCTGCGGACTCTCCGGCGGAGTCGACTCGGCCGTGGCGGCCGCTCTCGTGCACGAGGCCGTCGGCGACCAGCTGGTGTGCATCTTCGTCGACCACGGTCTGCTCCGCGAAGGCGAGCGCCGTCAGGTCGAGGAGGACTACGTGAAGTCCACCGGAGTGCGGCTCGTCACAGTGGATGCGCGCGAGCGCTTCCTGAGCGCGCTCGCCGGCGTCAGCGACCCCGAGCAGAAGCGCAAGATCATCGGGCGCGAGTTCATCCGCACCTTCGAGCAGGCGCAGGCCGATCTGATCGCCGAGGCCGCGGCCGATGGCGACCCGATCCGCTTCCTCGTGCAAGGCACGCTCTACCCCGATGTGGTGGAGTCGGGCGGTGGGAGCGGCACGGCGAACATCAAGAGCCACCACAACGTGGGCGGTCTGCCGGAAGACCTGCAGTTCGAACTCGTCGAGCCGCTGCGGGCGCTGTTCAAAGACGAGGTGCGTGCGATCGGCCGCGAACTCGGCCTGCCCGAGGAGATCGTGGGGCGTCAGCCGTTCCCCGGCCCCGGCCTCGGCATCCGCATCGTAGGCGAGGTGACGTTCGAGCGGCTCGAACTGCTGCGGCAGGCCGACGCGATCGTGCGCGCCGAACTGACAGCTGCGGGCCTCGACGCCGAGATCTGGCAGTGTCCGGTCGTGCTGCTCGCCGACGTGCGCTCGGTGGGCGTGCAGGGCGACGGCCGCACCTACGGCCACCCGATCGTGTTGCGCCCGGTGTCGAGTGAAGACGCGATGACCGCGGACTGGACTCGGTTGCCGTACGACGTGCTCGCCCGGATCTCGAACCGCATCACGAACGAAGTCTCGGGCGTCAACCGCGTCGTGCTCGACGTGACCTCGAAGCCCCCGGGCACTATCGAGTGGGAGTGACTTCCGGCGCCCGTGGTGGATTCGTTCGCCACGGGCGCTGTGTCGTCACCCGACTCACCACCCATTCGAGTGGTCCTTGCTCGAAGCGCAGGCGCCAGAAGCTCGTGATGAGAAGCGTGGGAATCGCGAGGGCGAAGAACAAGGGCAGGTTCTGCCAGCCCAGCACCCCCTCATGGGGAACGTTCGCGATGTAGAGCCAGATCACGATGATCTGCGCGCTGTACACGGTGAGCGGCATCGATCCGGCCGACGAGAGCGGCCACAGGATACGCGCGGAGAGTGTGCGCACGCGCCCGGGTGTCGACTCCGAGAGCCACACGAGCACGCCGATCACGGCGACGGCGACCCCGCTTGAAGCGATGACCTCTGCCGTCGAGTCGTCGTGCGCGAGCACAGGCTGCCCTGCGACAGCCGCGATGGCGTACCCGGCGATCGCCGCGACTCCGCCCACGGTCACCATGGCGAGCTGCACGGCGAGGCGACGGATGCCCGACCGTGCGACGAGAATGCCGATCGCGATGTAGGCGAGCCACACGGGCGCGGGGTAGGTGCCGTCGAGCCAGCGCTCCGGAAACACGAGCCAGGCGCTGTCGAGCACGATGGCCGCCCGGCCGGTCGCGCCGTCGATGGCGTCGTTCAGGGCGGTGACGACGACCGGACCGAGCAATGCGGCGGCAACCACCACCGCCGCGATCAGCCAGCGCGGGGCGCAGAGCAACGGGATGGCGACGAGGAACAAGAAGCCGTAGGTGTCGAGGATGATCGCGATCGGGGTGTCGAAGGCGGTGAGCGCCACACCGAACAGGATCAGCAGCAGGCCGCGGAGGGCGACGATGCCGGCGGCCCGACCCCGCGCATCCGGAGCCACACCGCGTTGCCCACCGGTCATCAGGCCGAGGGAGACGCCGGCGATGACGGCGAAGAGAATCGACGAACGGCCGTCGAACACCGTCTCGGCATCGGTCTCGGGCACCGTGTGGGCGAAGAGCATGCCGATCAGAGCGAGGCCACGCGCGACGTCGAGCCCGACGATGCGACCCGAGCTCGTGCCCGGGTCAGAAGGCGGGACGCCGGTCGGCCGGGAATCCGGTGGCTCGGAACGCGGAACGGGGCCATCCATGCGGATGACCCCGTTCTCTCGTTCTCGTCCGGGTGGCGGCTCGGTCAGCGCGTCAGCTTCGGAAGATCGCGATGATGCGCAGCAGCTCGAGGTAGAGCCAGACCAGCGTGAGCACCAGACCGAAGGCGGCCGACCAGCCGTACTTGCGGGGAGCGCCCGAGCGGACGCCCTTCTGGATGGCGTCGAAGTCGAGCACCAGCGAGTAGGCCGCCAGGATGACGGCGAAGACGCCGATGACGAGTCCGAGCGGGATGCCGAAGATCTCGACTCCGCGAAGACCGAAAGCGTTCGGTACGGCACCGGAGATCATCAGCACGAAGTTGATCAACGAGAACACGCCGTAGCCGACGATCGCGATGAGGAAGATCTTGGTGGCGCGCTTGGAGGCCCTGACCTTGCCGCTCGCGAAGAGGGCGAGTGTCACCGCGAACACCGCGAGAGTGGCGAGCACGGCCTGCAGCACGATGCCGGACCACTGCGATTCGAAGAAGCCTGAGAGGCCTCCGACGGCGAGGCCCTCGAACGCCGCGTAGAGCAGGATCAGCGGAACCGACGGCTCGCGTCGGAAGGCGTTGACCAGTCCGAAGACGAGCCCGCCGATGACACCGCCGATCATGAGACCGATGCCGAGAGGCGTGGGGTTCGGGAAGTTGGTGAGGAACCCGACGGCGGCGGTGGCCAGCAGCACGACGAACATGACGAGCGTCTTGACGATTGTGTCGTCGTAGCTCATCCGATCGGTCTCGGACGGCGTGGCCGCCGGACGGTCGTACATGTCTTGCAGGCCCTCGGCGGAGATCGTGGGAACCTGCGCCGGTGCACCCTTGCCGTTAAAGACCGGGTTTCGCGAGAAGGCGGGGTTGCTCGATGAGGCTTCAGCCATGTCAGTCTCTTCTGTGTGGGGAACATGAACGTGGACACCTATAACTTAGTCCACCCTCACCAAGAACTCGCTGGCAGTCCTCCGAATTCCCGCCGTATACCGGTTGGGATGCAAGGGCGGCGCCCGCGTTCGGCGTAGCGTGTCAGCGTGATGGAATTCCCCGGCGCGCACCCTCTCGTCATCGGTCACCGCGGCGCCAGCGGATATCGCCCCGAGCACACCGACTCGGCCTACGAACTCGCCTTCGGCCTCGGCGCCGATGCCGTCGAGCCCGACGTCGTCGTCTCTCGCGACGGGGTGCCGGTGGTGCGGCACGAGAACGAGATCTCGGGCACGACCGATGTGGCCGCGCATCCGGAGTTCGCCGACCGGCGCGCCACCAAGGAGATCGACGGTCATCCACAGACGGGCTGGTTCACCGAGGACTTCACCTGGGCCGAACTGCAGACGCTCCGCGCGAAGGAGCGGCTGCCGGCCGTGCGGCCCTCGAGCGCGAGCTTCGACGGCCGGTTCGGGTTGCTGCGGCTCTCCGACGTGTTGCGCATCGTCGACGAGGCCGAGTCGGATGTGCCGGACGACCCCGCCGACACGGAGGCTCCGGTCGTCGCCACGGCTGCACCGTCGGCCGTGGTCGAGCTGAAGCACGCCACGTATTTCGAGTCCATCGGTCTGCCACTCGGTGAGATCGTCGCAGCCGAGTTGGCCGAGGCGGGATGGAGCGATCGACCTGGCAGGCTCGTGCTCGAGAGCTTCGAGAAGACGGTGCTCGCCGAGTTGAGACGCCGCGGCGTGGCCGCCCACTACACCTACTTGATCGAAGACGGTGGCGCCCCGTTCGACCTGGTGGCTCGGGAGGGGTCTGCCGCTCCCGATTACGCGTCGCAGCTCACCGACACGGGTCTGGCGGCCCTGACGGGGGAGGTCGACGGGATCAGCGTCGACAAGTCGATCATCATGCCGCGCGACCTCGCCGGCGCCGCGCATCGGAGCTCTGACATCGTCGCGCGGGCGCACGCCGCCGGTCTGCAGATCTTCACGTGGACACTCCGCGCCGAGAACCGCTTTCTGCCGCGCAACTTCCGACTGGGGCACGACAAGGCGGCCTTCGGGCAGTGGGAGCAGGAGTTCCGTGCCATCCTCGCCACGGGTGTCGACGGCGTATTCGCCGACCAGCCCGATCTGGCCGTCTCGGCACGCCGCGCTGTCGGTGGCGCAGCCTAAACTTGAGGCAGCATGAGCGACGCCACCGAAACCACTCCCCGCATCACGCCGATCGTGGTCGGCGGCACGGGTCCCGCCGCCGAAGACGATGAGCTGCTCGAAGGCCTGAACCCCGAGCAGCGCGAAGCCGTGGTCTACCGCGGTTCGGCCCTGCTGATCGTCGCCGGCGCGGGCAGTGGCAAGACACGAGTGCTCACCCACCGCATCGCGAGCCTGATCAAGGGCGGCGAGGCCTGGCCGAGTCAGATTCTCGCGATCACCTTCACCAACAAGGCGGCCGCCGAGATGCGCGAGCGCGTCGGGCAGTTGCTCGGGCGAGTGGCGGAGGGCATGTGGATCTCGACGTTCCACTCCGCCTGCGTGCGCATCCTCCGCCGTGAGGCCGAGAACTTCGGCTTCACCAAGAGCTTCACCATCTACGATTCGCAGGATTCCCGTGCGCTTGTGAAGCGGATCATCAAAGACCTTCAGGCCGACACCTTCGGCTTCACGGTGGCCCAGGTCACCGGCAAGATCTCGAAGCTGAAGAACGAGCTGACGGATGTCGAGAGCTACGCGCGGCAGGCGAACTTCTCCGACCCGAACGATGCGATGTTCGTCGAGATCTTCCGCGCCTACTCGCGAGCCCTGCGCGAGGCGAACGCGTTCGACTTCGACGATCTGATCAGCCAGACCGTCTACCTGTTCCGTGCCTTTCCGCAGGTGGCCGAGAAATACCAGAGGCGCTTCCGGCACATCCTGGTCGACGAGTACCAAGACACCAATCACGCCCAGTACGCGCTCATCCGCGAGCTCACGCGGCCACCGGAGTCCAACGAGCTGACAGGCATCGCGGCCTTCGGTGGAGGAGGTGCCTCTCTCACCGTGGTCGGCGACTCCGACCAGTCGATCTATGCCTTCCGTGGGGCCGACATCCGCAACATCGTGGAGTTCGAACGCGACTTCCCCGGCGCGAAGGTCGTTCTGCTCGAGCAGAACTACCGGTCGACCCAGAACATCCTCTCGGCGGCGAACGCCGTCATCTCGAACAACTTCGATCGCAAAGACAAGAAGCTCTGGACGGCGGTGGGCGACGGCGAGAAGATCGTCGGGTTCACGGGCTACTCCGGGCACGACGAAGCCCAGTTCGTGGCCGACGAGATCGCGAAGTTGCGCGAAGGCGGTATGGCTTACAACCAGATCGCCGTGTTCTACCGCACCAACTCGCAGACCCGTGCGCTGGAGGAGATCTTCATCCGCTCCGCCCTGCCCTACCGGGTGCTCGGCGGCACCAAGTTCTACGAACGCGCCGAGATCAAAGATGCCATGGCGTATCTCACCTCGGTCGCGAACCCGTTCGACGGGCTCGCGCTGCGCCGCATCCTGAACACGCCGAAACGGGGGATCGGGCCGGCCACCGAGACGCAGCTGGCCTCCTTCGCCGAACGGGAGAACGTCAGCTACCGCGAGGCGATGCGCCGCGCCGCCGAGCTCGGGCTGGGGCCGAAGGTGACAGGAGCCATCTTGCAGCTCGCGGGCCTGCTCGATGAGGCCACGGAACTGGTGACCCCGGATCGCCCGGGAGGCGAAGCGCAGGTGAGCGAGGTGCTCACCCTTCTGATGGAGCAGAGCGGCTTCGTGAAGAGCCTGCGTGCCACGCGCGACCCGCAAGACGAAGCGCGTGCGGAGAACGTCGAAGAGCTCCTCGCCGTGACGAAGGAATTCAATCGCAACAACCCCGACGGCACGTTGCTCGACTTCCTCACCGAGGTATCTCTCGTGGCGGCGGTCGACGACCTCGACGACTCCAGCGGAACCGTCTCCCTGATGACCTTGCACACGGCGAAGGGGCTCGAATACGACGCCGTCTTCCTCACCGGGGTCGAAGAAGATCTGCTGCCCCACCGGATGTCGGCGGGCGAACCCGGAGGCCCGGCCGAGGAGCGGCGCCTCTTCTACGTCGGAATCACCCGGGCGAAGAAGCGACTCTTTCTCTCCTTGGCGATGACGCGCGCCCAGTTCGGCGAGACAGCTGTGGCCATGCCCAGCCGCTACCTGCAGGAGATCCCGGCCGAACTGATCGAGTGGATCCAGTCGCCCGGCATGGCCACCTCGCGGGGTGGCAGTGAACCGCGGGCGCTCAACGCCAACCGCGGCCGAGGAAACTACGGTGGCGGATCGCGCTGGAACAGCGATTCGGGCCTCGGGATTCCGCCGGGTCCACCCCGGCCGAAGACCGAGTGGGCCAACCGCGTCACCGGACAGGTGCGTGACAACGGCGACCTCGAGCTGCAACCGGGCGACCGCATCCGTCACACCGACTTCGGCGAGGGCCGGGTGAATCAGGTGACCGGCGAGGGCAACAAGCGCGTGGCTCACGTGCAGTTCGAAGCGGCTGGGCCCAAGAAGCTCTTGATCAAGATCGCGCCGATCGAGAAGATCTGAGCCGGCGGCGCGCGAGGTCATCGCCAGCGCCGCGTGGCGAGACCCAGGCCTGCGAGGCCCGCGATGATCGCGGTCACGGCGAGGGTGGTGGACATCACCGTCGGCGCGCCGGAGCCCCCGGTAGAGGCCAACTGCACCGTGGCGGGCGGCGCGGGTGGCGCAGTCGCCGGCGGCGTCGGGGGAACGAGGGGTGCGATGACCGCAACCGATTCCGACTCGTGCACGCGAGTGTCGGAGAACGCCGGAATCAGAACGGGCGCCCTGTCGGTGCCGCCGGCATCGCCGGCAGTGCGGTGGTCTGCATCGCCACCCGCGCCACCGCTGGTGCTGCCCCCGAGCTCGTCGGGATCGCTGCCGGCCGACTCGAAGACGAAATAGTAGAAACCGGCATCGTCGACCTGGATGCACGGAGATTCGTGCGTGCCGTCGGACTCGATCGTGGTGGTCACGGTGCCGGCCACCGGGAAGTCGGCCCACCCCTCCGGTGTCGTCTCTTCGGCAGGCCGATTCGGCAGTGGACCCAGCAGTGTCGACGTCACGACGATCGGCGCAGCGCCTCGCGGGAGCCCGTCGACCGTCAGCCGGTCACTGACGCAGCCGCTGTCGTGCACGTCAGCCGCCGAGGCCGCTGTCGTGATCGTCGGAGAAGCCGGTACGACGGTGGTCTCCGAGGCGACCCCGAACCGCGACGCCCAACTCATCAGCCGGTCACCACCCTTCTCGAACGGGGTGCGGGCCGGGTCGATGGAATCGGTCCAGACGTAGTAGCCCGCCTCGGGCACGATGCAGGGAGGCGATTCCATCGTGCCCGGCCCGGTTTCGGCCGCGGTCTCGACCGAGCAGACCACCGGGGCATCTGCGGGCGCGGCGTCACTCTCTACCGGTCGCGTCGGGAACGGCCCGAGCAGCACGCTTTCGATCACGACCGGGATCGGTACGAGGGATCCGTCGGGGGCGCGGTACACACCCCACTCGTCACCGGTGGGCGAGTCAGCGTGCACTCCGAGCTCGAGGGTGTCGGTGAGGGCGGTGCCTGGCTCGGCGACCGCGTTGCTCGTGGTGGTTTCGACGCGGGGGTGGAACGGCAGTCCGCTCGGGCCGCGTTCGGCATCCGTCGCCCGCGCCGATGTGGGAAAGGGATGGGTGACCAGGAGGTTCTGGCTGTCGCCGGTGTTGCGACCGAGCCGGAATCCCGGCCCGAACGGCAGATCGTCGTAGACGATGTCGACCGACACCTCCTCGACGGCGCCGGCCTGCTCGGGGTGGATGCGCGTGGCGACCCCGTTGCCCACCGTGGCGGTGGTGCCTCCACCGTCGAAGGTGGCGCCGTGCAACGTCATGCGCCCCGAGAACGAACCGGGGGAGAGGGTTACCGGGCCCGACAAGTAGTCGACCGTCACCTGCGAGATCACGGAGCCGCGAGAGCCGTCGAGATCGAGTTGCACGGTGGCCGAAGCCCCTCGGGACGCACCTGACCCGCCATTCGCGATCCGGAGCATGTGGTTCGCCGCCTGCACGACCAGATCGGCATCGGCATTAGCCCGTTGCGCGAAGTACGCTTGGTCGTGGCCCGCTAGACCCGTGATGGTCCAGACCGCCAGTTGCGCGGCCGCCGCGGTCAGCGGGTCTCCCGGAGCTCCCCACTCTCGCGAGATGAACGCCAGCCGCGCCGAGTCATCGGCCGAGAACCAGCCGGCGGTGGCACCGTCGACGTAGTCGAAGTCGGCCCCGTGCGGCGTCGGGCGCGTCACGTCGATGCAGTAGCCGAAATTGCCGTCGTCGAGCTCGTAATTGCCGAGCCAGGATGTGTGATCGACCTTCCAGAGCACCCCTTGGCCGTGCGCGACGGCTTGCGCGGCGAAGGCGGTCGCGCCGGCCGAGAGGGCCAGCGAGACGGTGATGAGGCTCAGGAAGACGGCGATCAGGATGCGGGGGATTCGGTTCATGGATCCAGAGTGAACGGCACGCATCCGGTGTATTCGAACCGCCGCAGATCTGTGCACAACGGAGTCGATCCGGGCATCCGGGGAGGACAAGACGCCCCTTGGAGCGGGGGTAGAGTTCTAGATGGTGTCCGGAGCGATGAAGGGAAACCTTCTCTTCGTCGAGCCTTGAGTCATGCCCCGTCCACATGGGGCGACGAGAAGAAATCGATTGGAAGACCAGCGTGGATCTATTCGAGTACCAAGCCCGAGACCTGTTCGAAAGTTATGGTGTTCCGGTTCTGCCGGGCATCGTCGCTGACACCCCCGAGGAGGTCAGGGCGGCAGCCGAGAAGCTCGGCGGCGTCACCGTGGTGAAGGCCCAGGTCAAGGTGGGCGGCCGCGGCAAGGCAGGCGGCGTCAAGGTCGCGAAAGACCCCGAGGCGGCCGAAGAAGCCGCGAAGGCCATTCTGGGCCTCGACATCAAGGGCCACGTCGTGAAGCGCGTCATGGTCGCCGGCGGCGCCCGCATCGCGGAGGAGTTCTACTTCTCGGTGCTGCTCGACCGCGCCAACCGCTCCTACCTGTCGCTCACGAGCTACGAGGGCGGCATGGAGATCGAGCAGCTCGCCGTCGAACGCCCCGAGGCACTCGCCCGCATCGAGGTCGACCCGATCGCGGGCATCGACCTCGAGACCGCGAAGCGGATCGCCATCGACGCGAAGTTCCCCGCCGAGCTGGTCGAGAAGGTCGCCCCCGTCTTCGTGAAGCTGTGGGAGGTCTACAAGGGCGAGGATGCGACGCTCGTCGAGGTCAACCCCCTCGTGCTGACCGAAGAGGGCGACATCATCGCGCTCGACGGCAAGGTCTCGCTCGACGAGAACGCGGACTTCCGTCACCCCGGCCACGCAGCCCTGGAAGACGCCGAAGCCGCCGACCCGCTCGAGGCGAAGGCCAAGAAGAACGACCTCAACTACGTGAAGCTCGACGGCGAGGTCGGCGTGATCGGCAACGGCGCAGGCCTCGTGATGTCGACTCTCGACGTCGTCTCGTACGCCGGAGAGAAGCACGGCGGTGTGAAGCCGGCCAACTTCCTCGACATCGGCGGCGGAGCATCCGCTCAGGTGATGGCCAACGGCCTCGACGTCATCCTCGGTGACCCGCAGGTGAAGAGCGTCTTCGTGAACGTGTTCGGCGGCATCACGGCCTGCGACGCCGTGGCCAACGGCATCGTCGGCGCCCTCGAGGTGCTCGGCGACTCGGCCACCAAGCCGCTCGTCGTGCGGCTCGACGGCAACAAGGTCGAGGAGGGACGCGCCATCCTGACGCAGGCCGCGCACCCCCTCGTGACCCTGGCCCTGACGATGGACGACGGCGCCGACAAGGCCGCCGAACTCGCCGCAGCGGCGAAGTAAGTAGAGGACGAGAGAACATGTCGATTTTTCTGAACAAGGATTCCAAGGTCATCGTCCAGGGCATCACGGGCGGTGAGGGCACCAAGCACACCGCCCTCATGCTGAAGGCCGGCACCCAGGTGGTCGGCGGC from the Herbiconiux aconitum genome contains:
- the sucC gene encoding ADP-forming succinate--CoA ligase subunit beta, translating into MDLFEYQARDLFESYGVPVLPGIVADTPEEVRAAAEKLGGVTVVKAQVKVGGRGKAGGVKVAKDPEAAEEAAKAILGLDIKGHVVKRVMVAGGARIAEEFYFSVLLDRANRSYLSLTSYEGGMEIEQLAVERPEALARIEVDPIAGIDLETAKRIAIDAKFPAELVEKVAPVFVKLWEVYKGEDATLVEVNPLVLTEEGDIIALDGKVSLDENADFRHPGHAALEDAEAADPLEAKAKKNDLNYVKLDGEVGVIGNGAGLVMSTLDVVSYAGEKHGGVKPANFLDIGGGASAQVMANGLDVILGDPQVKSVFVNVFGGITACDAVANGIVGALEVLGDSATKPLVVRLDGNKVEEGRAILTQAAHPLVTLALTMDDGADKAAELAAAAK
- the guaA gene encoding glutamine-hydrolyzing GMP synthase, yielding MTRPVLVVDFGAQYAQLIARRVREASVYSEIVPHDISAAEVAAKNPVGIVLSGGPSSVYEAGAPAFDSEIFELGVPVMGICYGFQVMARALGGEVAQTGAREYGSTDMAVGGDGGSLLSEQPPAQTVWMSHGDSVVQAPEGFDVLASTASTPVAAFANPSRGLYGVQWHPEVKHTQFGQDLIENFLHRAAGIPADWNPGNVIADQVAAIQAQVGSGKVICGLSGGVDSAVAAALVHEAVGDQLVCIFVDHGLLREGERRQVEEDYVKSTGVRLVTVDARERFLSALAGVSDPEQKRKIIGREFIRTFEQAQADLIAEAAADGDPIRFLVQGTLYPDVVESGGGSGTANIKSHHNVGGLPEDLQFELVEPLRALFKDEVRAIGRELGLPEEIVGRQPFPGPGLGIRIVGEVTFERLELLRQADAIVRAELTAAGLDAEIWQCPVVLLADVRSVGVQGDGRTYGHPIVLRPVSSEDAMTADWTRLPYDVLARISNRITNEVSGVNRVVLDVTSKPPGTIEWE
- a CDS encoding glycerophosphodiester phosphodiesterase family protein, yielding MEFPGAHPLVIGHRGASGYRPEHTDSAYELAFGLGADAVEPDVVVSRDGVPVVRHENEISGTTDVAAHPEFADRRATKEIDGHPQTGWFTEDFTWAELQTLRAKERLPAVRPSSASFDGRFGLLRLSDVLRIVDEAESDVPDDPADTEAPVVATAAPSAVVELKHATYFESIGLPLGEIVAAELAEAGWSDRPGRLVLESFEKTVLAELRRRGVAAHYTYLIEDGGAPFDLVAREGSAAPDYASQLTDTGLAALTGEVDGISVDKSIIMPRDLAGAAHRSSDIVARAHAAGLQIFTWTLRAENRFLPRNFRLGHDKAAFGQWEQEFRAILATGVDGVFADQPDLAVSARRAVGGAA
- a CDS encoding Bax inhibitor-1/YccA family protein, with protein sequence MAEASSSNPAFSRNPVFNGKGAPAQVPTISAEGLQDMYDRPAATPSETDRMSYDDTIVKTLVMFVVLLATAAVGFLTNFPNPTPLGIGLMIGGVIGGLVFGLVNAFRREPSVPLILLYAAFEGLAVGGLSGFFESQWSGIVLQAVLATLAVFAVTLALFASGKVRASKRATKIFLIAIVGYGVFSLINFVLMISGAVPNAFGLRGVEIFGIPLGLVIGVFAVILAAYSLVLDFDAIQKGVRSGAPRKYGWSAAFGLVLTLVWLYLELLRIIAIFRS
- a CDS encoding DUF1624 domain-containing protein, with protein sequence MDGPVPRSEPPDSRPTGVPPSDPGTSSGRIVGLDVARGLALIGMLFAHTVPETDAETVFDGRSSILFAVIAGVSLGLMTGGQRGVAPDARGRAAGIVALRGLLLILFGVALTAFDTPIAIILDTYGFLFLVAIPLLCAPRWLIAAVVVAAALLGPVVVTALNDAIDGATGRAAIVLDSAWLVFPERWLDGTYPAPVWLAYIAIGILVARSGIRRLAVQLAMVTVGGVAAIAGYAIAAVAGQPVLAHDDSTAEVIASSGVAVAVIGVLVWLSESTPGRVRTLSARILWPLSSAGSMPLTVYSAQIIVIWLYIANVPHEGVLGWQNLPLFFALAIPTLLITSFWRLRFEQGPLEWVVSRVTTQRPWRTNPPRAPEVTPTR
- a CDS encoding ATP-dependent helicase, which translates into the protein MSDATETTPRITPIVVGGTGPAAEDDELLEGLNPEQREAVVYRGSALLIVAGAGSGKTRVLTHRIASLIKGGEAWPSQILAITFTNKAAAEMRERVGQLLGRVAEGMWISTFHSACVRILRREAENFGFTKSFTIYDSQDSRALVKRIIKDLQADTFGFTVAQVTGKISKLKNELTDVESYARQANFSDPNDAMFVEIFRAYSRALREANAFDFDDLISQTVYLFRAFPQVAEKYQRRFRHILVDEYQDTNHAQYALIRELTRPPESNELTGIAAFGGGGASLTVVGDSDQSIYAFRGADIRNIVEFERDFPGAKVVLLEQNYRSTQNILSAANAVISNNFDRKDKKLWTAVGDGEKIVGFTGYSGHDEAQFVADEIAKLREGGMAYNQIAVFYRTNSQTRALEEIFIRSALPYRVLGGTKFYERAEIKDAMAYLTSVANPFDGLALRRILNTPKRGIGPATETQLASFAERENVSYREAMRRAAELGLGPKVTGAILQLAGLLDEATELVTPDRPGGEAQVSEVLTLLMEQSGFVKSLRATRDPQDEARAENVEELLAVTKEFNRNNPDGTLLDFLTEVSLVAAVDDLDDSSGTVSLMTLHTAKGLEYDAVFLTGVEEDLLPHRMSAGEPGGPAEERRLFYVGITRAKKRLFLSLAMTRAQFGETAVAMPSRYLQEIPAELIEWIQSPGMATSRGGSEPRALNANRGRGNYGGGSRWNSDSGLGIPPGPPRPKTEWANRVTGQVRDNGDLELQPGDRIRHTDFGEGRVNQVTGEGNKRVAHVQFEAAGPKKLLIKIAPIEKI